In Acidobacteriota bacterium, the following proteins share a genomic window:
- a CDS encoding DUF1592 domain-containing protein, whose amino-acid sequence MKFARVLATVLVALAAASPAAAQTATSASVTAEESNAPVETHQALLDRYCVTCHNDRMAERGTIPFAFDGLDLADAGAGAEVWEKVVRKLRLGMMPPTGRPRPDRAAHDGFVTWLETELDRVAAAEPYPGRPAVRRMTSAEYVNAVRSLIDLDIDESWLLFPADDVDQQGFDTNSEVLSVSPALFERYLAAANRVSRLAVGDPTIGPGYVAATYSTPRLQYQDDRASEELPFGSRGGMAIHHYFPLDGDYEIRIRLRRMIYDYIVGMGRSHTIEVRLDGALVGSFTVGDADQYGYPSAYSFFGTIRGDPAWEEYVSNEADANLVLRFPAPAGPRVVGVSFVDARTEPTGVLERRLSGFSLSGLGFYHGNAAIERVEIAGPHDATGPGDTPSRRKLFTCRPATEAEAEAEQCAREILGTLARRAYRRPVTGADVDTLMRFYDAGHRERGFEGGIQKALERLLVAPEFLFRVERDPVDISAGAAYRLTDLELASRLSFFLWSGIPDDELLRVAEEGRLAEPDVLEQQVRRMLADPRASALVENFASQWLQLRRIRGVAPDADIFFDFDENLRADMERETTLFLESQLRADRGLLELLTADYTFANERLARHYGIPGVYGERFRRVRVDAGQRGGLLGHASLLTLTAYPNRTSPVLRGKWVLDNVLGMPPPEPPADVPALEENHGGRKVLSMRDLMEQHRANPACASCHRVMDPPGFVMENYDAIGRWRDTDEAGAPVDTAGALADGTEVETPAAFREALLAYDVSIVRTVTEKLLGYAVGRTMEHYDQPVIRRIVSEAEADDYSWSSIVLGVVKSMPFQMRSAES is encoded by the coding sequence ATGAAATTCGCGCGGGTTCTGGCGACCGTCCTGGTCGCGCTGGCGGCGGCAAGCCCTGCCGCGGCCCAGACGGCGACTTCCGCTTCGGTAACGGCTGAGGAGTCGAACGCGCCGGTGGAAACGCACCAGGCGTTGCTCGACCGCTACTGCGTCACCTGCCACAACGACCGGATGGCTGAGCGGGGCACCATCCCCTTCGCCTTCGATGGGCTCGACCTGGCCGACGCCGGCGCCGGCGCGGAGGTCTGGGAGAAGGTCGTCCGCAAGCTGCGGCTCGGGATGATGCCGCCGACGGGACGCCCGCGCCCCGACCGGGCGGCGCACGATGGCTTCGTGACGTGGCTGGAGACCGAGCTCGACCGGGTGGCGGCGGCCGAGCCGTATCCGGGCCGTCCCGCGGTGCGGCGGATGACGTCTGCGGAGTACGTCAACGCCGTCCGGAGCCTGATCGATCTCGACATCGACGAGAGCTGGCTGCTGTTTCCGGCCGACGACGTCGACCAGCAAGGCTTCGACACCAACAGCGAGGTCCTGTCGGTTTCTCCCGCGCTGTTCGAGCGCTACCTGGCCGCGGCAAACCGGGTGAGCCGCCTCGCGGTCGGCGATCCGACGATCGGGCCGGGTTACGTGGCCGCCACCTACAGCACGCCGCGGCTGCAGTACCAGGACGACCGTGCCAGCGAGGAACTGCCGTTCGGCTCGCGCGGCGGGATGGCCATCCACCACTACTTTCCGCTGGACGGCGACTACGAGATCCGTATCCGGCTGCGCCGGATGATCTACGACTACATCGTCGGGATGGGGCGGTCCCACACCATCGAGGTGCGCCTGGACGGCGCGCTCGTGGGCAGCTTCACGGTCGGGGACGCCGACCAGTACGGCTACCCGTCGGCCTACAGCTTCTTCGGTACCATCCGGGGTGACCCCGCCTGGGAGGAGTACGTCTCCAACGAGGCCGACGCCAACCTGGTCCTCCGCTTTCCGGCGCCGGCCGGCCCGCGCGTGGTCGGCGTCTCGTTCGTCGACGCCCGCACCGAGCCGACCGGCGTGCTGGAACGCCGCCTGTCCGGATTCTCCCTCAGCGGGCTCGGCTTCTACCACGGCAACGCGGCGATCGAACGGGTGGAGATCGCAGGTCCGCACGACGCCACCGGACCGGGAGACACGCCCAGCCGGCGGAAGCTGTTCACCTGCCGACCCGCGACCGAGGCCGAGGCGGAAGCGGAACAGTGCGCTCGGGAGATCCTGGGGACGCTGGCGCGCCGCGCCTACCGCCGGCCGGTGACCGGCGCCGACGTCGACACGCTGATGCGCTTCTACGATGCCGGTCATAGGGAGCGCGGCTTCGAGGGCGGCATCCAGAAGGCCCTCGAACGGCTGCTCGTGGCGCCGGAGTTCCTGTTCCGGGTCGAGCGCGACCCGGTCGACATTTCCGCCGGCGCCGCCTATCGCCTCACGGACCTGGAACTCGCGTCGCGGCTCTCGTTCTTCCTCTGGAGCGGGATTCCCGACGACGAGTTGCTGCGGGTGGCCGAGGAGGGCCGGCTTGCCGAGCCGGACGTGCTGGAGCAGCAGGTGCGGCGGATGCTGGCCGATCCGCGGGCCTCCGCCCTGGTCGAGAACTTCGCGAGCCAGTGGCTGCAGCTCCGCCGCATCCGGGGGGTGGCCCCGGACGCCGACATTTTCTTCGACTTCGACGAGAACCTGCGGGCGGACATGGAGCGCGAGACGACGCTGTTCCTGGAGAGCCAGCTCCGCGCGGACCGCGGCCTGCTGGAGCTGCTGACCGCCGACTACACGTTCGCCAACGAGCGGCTCGCCCGCCACTACGGTATCCCGGGCGTCTACGGCGAGCGTTTCCGGCGGGTGCGCGTCGATGCGGGGCAGCGCGGCGGGCTGCTCGGCCACGCCAGCCTGCTGACGCTGACCGCCTATCCCAACCGGACCTCGCCGGTGCTGCGTGGCAAGTGGGTGCTCGACAACGTGCTCGGCATGCCGCCGCCGGAGCCGCCGGCCGACGTGCCCGCGCTGGAGGAGAACCACGGCGGACGCAAGGTGCTGTCGATGCGCGATCTGATGGAGCAGCACCGCGCCAATCCCGCCTGCGCGTCCTGCCACCGCGTGATGGACCCACCGGGCTTCGTGATGGAGAACTACGACGCCATCGGGCGCTGGCGCGACACTGACGAGGCGGGGGCGCCGGTCGACACGGCGGGCGCGCTGGCCGACGGCACCGAGGTCGAGACCCCCGCGGCGTTCCGCGAGGCGCTCCTGGCCTACGACGTCAGCATCGTGCGGACCGTCACCGAGAAGCTGCTCGGCTACGCCGTCGGGCGCACGATGGAGCACTACGATCAACCGGTGATTCGACGGATCGTTTCCGAGGCCGAGGCGGACGACTACAGTTGGTCGTCCATCGTGCTCGGCGTCGTCAAGAGCATGCCGTTCCAGATGAGGAGTGCGGAATCATGA
- a CDS encoding DUF1552 domain-containing protein, protein MMITKKAISRRTMLRGVGAAVALPLLDGMVPALSALRKTAAKPAVRFGSVYVPNGMVMQSFTPATTGAGFEMTPILQPLAPYRDRLLVLSGLASTPPPGISGGSHSRAATKFLTAEHPGAWIPDAISMDQIAAQELRKHTPLASLELGLEGANFAGSCDSGGFSCAFSYTISWASGSTPLPMEHNPRAVFERLFGDNDSTDPAARRARREAQRSILDSVSEDVARLQHELGAGDRVKVGAYLDAVRDVERRIEIAEAQGDQEVPLLERPRGVPATLAEHAGLMYDLQLLAWQMDRTRVCTFMAGHELSGRTYREIGVPDAHHPLSHHRNVPEALAKLTKINTYHTTLFSSFLEKLAATPDGDGSLLDHAMIMYGAGMSDSNRHAYYDLPILLAGGGAGQLKGGRHLVYPSRTPLANLHVSLLDKLGVDIDRIGDSTGALPRLAGQVGPADRLTGV, encoded by the coding sequence ATGATGATCACGAAGAAGGCGATTTCCCGCCGGACGATGCTTCGCGGAGTCGGCGCGGCGGTCGCCCTGCCGTTGCTGGACGGCATGGTGCCGGCGCTCAGCGCGCTGCGCAAGACGGCGGCGAAGCCGGCGGTCCGCTTCGGTTCGGTCTACGTGCCGAACGGCATGGTCATGCAGAGCTTTACGCCGGCGACCACCGGCGCCGGGTTCGAGATGACGCCCATCCTGCAGCCGCTCGCGCCGTACCGCGACCGCCTGCTCGTGCTCTCCGGGCTCGCCAGCACGCCGCCGCCGGGGATTTCCGGGGGAAGCCACTCGCGCGCCGCCACGAAGTTCCTGACGGCGGAGCATCCGGGCGCCTGGATTCCGGACGCCATCTCGATGGACCAGATCGCGGCGCAGGAGCTGCGCAAGCACACCCCGCTGGCATCGCTGGAGCTCGGCCTCGAAGGCGCCAACTTCGCCGGCTCGTGCGACAGCGGCGGCTTCAGTTGCGCCTTCTCCTACACCATCTCCTGGGCCAGCGGGTCGACGCCGCTGCCGATGGAGCACAATCCGCGCGCGGTCTTCGAGCGGCTGTTCGGCGACAACGACAGCACGGACCCGGCCGCTCGGCGTGCCCGCCGGGAGGCGCAGCGGAGCATTCTCGACTCGGTCAGCGAGGACGTGGCGCGGCTGCAGCACGAGCTCGGCGCCGGCGACCGGGTCAAGGTGGGGGCCTACCTCGACGCCGTGCGCGACGTCGAGCGGCGCATCGAGATCGCCGAGGCGCAGGGCGACCAGGAGGTGCCGCTGCTGGAGCGGCCGCGCGGCGTTCCCGCCACCCTGGCCGAGCACGCGGGGCTGATGTACGACCTGCAACTCCTGGCATGGCAGATGGACCGCACCCGCGTCTGCACCTTCATGGCCGGACACGAGCTGAGCGGCCGGACCTACCGCGAGATCGGCGTGCCCGACGCGCACCACCCGCTCTCGCACCACCGCAACGTGCCGGAGGCGCTGGCGAAGCTGACGAAGATCAACACGTACCACACGACGCTCTTCTCGTCGTTCCTCGAGAAGCTGGCCGCCACGCCGGACGGCGACGGGTCGCTGCTGGACCACGCCATGATCATGTATGGCGCGGGCATGAGCGACAGCAACCGGCACGCGTACTACGACCTGCCGATCCTGTTGGCCGGCGGCGGCGCGGGCCAGCTCAAGGGCGGCCGGCACCTCGTCTACCCGTCGCGGACGCCGCTGGCGAACCTGCACGTCTCCCTGCTCGACAAGCTGGGCGTGGACATCGACCGCATCGGCGACAGCACAGGGGCGCTGCCGCGGCTGGCCGGGCAAGTGGGGCCGGCAGACCGACTGACCGGGGTGTAG